CCAGTTCTCGCTCACGCCGCCCTCGTTTCCGCCTCAGCCGCCCAGGTACACCCGGGGGACGCGTCCTCCGATACGGGTGACGATCTCATACGCGATCGTGTCCGCGGCCCGCGCCCAGTCCTCGGCGGTGGGCTCGCCGCGCTCCGCGTCGCCGAAGAGGACGGCCGTGTCGCCCGCGCGTGCGGTGTCGTCGCCCAGGTCGACGACGAACTGGTCCATGGCGACGCGTCCGGCGGCATGCCGGATGCGGCCGCCGACGAGCACCGGTCCGCGGCCGGACGCCTGGCGCGGGATGCCGTCGGCGTAGCCGGCCGGGACCAGGGCGAGGGTGGTCTCGGCGTCGGTGGTGTAGTGGTGGCCGTAGCTGACGCCGTGCCCGGCGGGCACCGTCTTGACCAGCGCGAGGGAGGCCTTGAGGGTCATCGCGGGCCGCAGGCCGAGCTGGGCCGGGGTGCCGAGCTCGGGAGCGGGCGAGACCCCGTAGACGGCCAGCCCGCAGCGCACCAGGTCGAAGTGGGACTCGGGGAGGGTCAGGGTGGCGGGCGAGTTCGCGATGTGCCGGACCTCGGGGTCCACGCCCTCCTTCTCGGCGTACGCGAGCATGTCGCGGAACGCGGCGAGCTGGAGCTGGATGGAGGGGTGGCCGGGCTCGTCGGCGCAGGCGAAGTGCGACCAGACGCCGGTGACCCGGACGGTGCCCTCGGCCTGGGCGGCGACGGCGGCGCCGACCAGTTCCTCCCAGTCGGCGGGCTGGCAGCCGTTGCGGCCCAGGCCGGTGTCGGCCTTGAGCTGGATGCGGGCGGTACGGCCGGCCGCACGGGCCGCGGCGCGCACCTCGGCCAGGGCCCACATCCCGCTGACGGACACGTCGACGTCGGCTTCGACCGCTTGGCGCCAGGGCCCGCCGGGGGTCCACAGCCAGCACATGATCCGCCCCTCGATCCCGGCGGCGCGCAGGGCGAGCGCCTCCTCGGGGGTGGCGGTGCCGATCCAGCCGGCGCCCGCCTGCCGGGCGGCGCGGGCGCACTGTGGGGCGCCGTGCCCGTAGGCGTTCGCCTTGACCACGGCCATCAACTCGGCCCGGGGGGCCCGCTCGCGCAGGGCGCGCACGTTGCCCCGTACGGCGTCGAGGTCGATCTCGGCGTACACGCGCATCGGTGTCTCGTTCATCGCCCACAGTCTCTCAGACCCCGGTTACGCAGCCGAAAGCCTCGCCGCCGGGACCGCCGCGCCCCGGTGCGCGGTCAGCCGCGGCGGACGTCCCGCCAGGCCTCCGGGAGGGCCTGCGCGATCTCCTGGGCCGTCATCGGGGCCCCGGAGGCGGCCCGGCGCCCGGCCAGGCCGTGCAGGTACGCGCCCACCGCCCCGGCGTCCGCCGCCGACAGCCCGGCCGCCAGCAGCGCCCCGGCCAGCCCGGACAGCACGTCCCCGCTGCCGGCGGTGGCCAGCCATCCGGTGCCGGTCGGGTTGACCCGTACGGGGCCCCCGCCGGCGGCGACGAGCGTGGTGGAGCCCTTCAGCAGCGCCGCGGCCCCGTACAGCTCGGCCAGTTGCCGCACCGCCGCCAGCCGGCCCGACTCCACCGCCCGGCGGTCGGTGCCCAGCAGCGCCGCCGCCTCCCCCGCGTGCGGGGTGAGCAGGGTGGGGGCGGAGCGGTCCCGCAGCGCGCCCGCGTCCAGGCCGCGCAGGCCGTCCGCGTCGACCAGCACGGGCACGTCCTGGGCCAGCAGCTCCGCGACCTCCCCGGCGCGGCCGTCCCCCAGCCCCGGGCCGACCACCCACGCCTGCACCCGGCCGCGCCCGATCAGCGTCTCGGGGAAGCGGGCGAGCACCGCGTCGGCCGCCGCGGCCGGGCCCACGTAGCGCACCGCGCCCGCCCCGCCCCGCAGGGCGCCGGCCACGGCCAGCACCGCGGCGCCCGGGTACTGCGCGGACCCGGCGACGACGCCGACCACGCCCCGCCGGTACTTGTCGCTCGACGGCGCGGGCACCGGCAGCAGCCGGGCCACGTCGGCGTGCTGGAGGACCTCGACGTCGGGGGCGTCGAGGGACAGCCCGATGTCCACCAGGTGCAGCGCGCCCGCCAGCGTGGCCCCGGGGTCGATCAGCAGCCCGGGCTTGTACGCCCCGAAGGCCACCGTCACCTCGGCGGTGACGGCGGGGCCCGCCACCTCCCCGGTGTCCGCGTCCACCCCGCTCGGCAGGTCCACGGCGACCACCGGGGCCCCGTGCGGGAGCCGCTCGGCCAGCGCGGCGGCCGCGGGCCGCAGCCCGCCCTTGCCGCCGATGCCCAGCAGCCCGTCCAGCACCAGGTCCGCCCGGGCCGGCACGGCCTCCTCCACCCGGCCGCCGGCGGCCCGCAGCGCGGCCAGGCCGCCCGCGTGCATCCGTGCGGGGTCCATCGGCACGGCCGTCACCCCGGCGCCGCGCCGGGCCAGGCGCGCGCCGGCGTACAGCGCGTCCCCGCCGTTGTCCCCGGGCCCCACCAGCAGCACGATCCGGGCCCCGTACACGCGCCCGCGGCGCCGGATCAGCAGCCGCGCGCAGGCGGCGGCCAGTCCGGCCGCCGCCCGCTGCATCAGGGCGCCCTCGGGCAGCCGGGCCATCAGCTCGCCCTCGGCGGCCCGTACGGTCTCCACGCTGTAAGCAGTACGCATGGGACCAGCCTGCCCGCTAACCCTCGGCGATCACCACCGCGGAGGCGACGCCGGCGTCGTGGCTGAGCGAGAGGTGCCAGGACCGCACGCCCAGCTCCCGTGCCCGCGCCTCGACGGTCCCGGTGACCCGCAGCCGCGGCTGTCCGGTGGCCTCGACCCACACCTCGGCGTCGGTCCACAGCAGGCCGCCGGGCGCGCCGAGCGCCTTGGCGAGGGCCTCCTTGGCCGCGAACCGGGCGGCGAGCGAGGCGGTCCCGCGCCGCTCGCCGCTCGGCAGGGTCAGCTCCGCTTCGACGAAGAGGCGTCGGGCCAGGTTGGGCGTCCGCTCCAGGGCGGCGCCGAACCGCTCGATCTCCGCGACGTCGATCCCCACACCGATGATCACAACAACCCACTACTCCCGCGTCACTCCACCGTCACCGACTTGGCGAGGTTACGCGGCTGGTCCACCTCGTTCCCGCGCGCGGTCGCCAGCTCGCAGGCGAACACCTGCAACGGCACCGTCGCCACCAGCGGCTGGAGCAGCGTGGGCGTGGCGGGGATGCGGATCAGGTGGTCGGCGTAGGGCACGACCGCCTCGTCGCCCTCCTCGGCGATCACGATGGTGCGCGCCCCGCGCGCCCGGATCTCCTGGATGTTCGACACGATCTTGCCGTGCAGCACCGACCGGCCGCGCGGCGAGGGCACGACCACCACGACCGGCAGGTCCTGCTCGATCAGCGCGATCGGGCCGTGCTTGAGCTCGCCGGCCGCGAAGCCCTCGGCGTGCATGTACGCCAGCTCCTTCAACTTGAGCGCGCCCTCCAGCGCCACCGGGTAGCCGACGTGCCGGCCCAGGAACAGCACCGTGTTCTTGTGGGCGAGGGAGCGCGCGAGCTCGCGCACCGGCTCCATGGTCTCCAGCACGGTGTCCACCGCCGCGGCGATGTCCGACAGCTCCCGCACCACCACGTCGACCTCGTCGCCCCACTTCGTGCCGCGCACCTGGCCGAGGTAGAGCGCGACGAGGTAGCAGGCGACGAGCTGGGTGAGGAAGGCCTTGGTGGAGGCGACGGCCACCTCGGGGCCGGCGTGGGTGTAGAGCACGGCGTCGGACTCGCGCGGGATCGTCGAGCCGTTGGTGTTGCAGACGGCCAGCACCTTGGCGCCCTGCTCGCGGGCGTGCCGCAGGGCCATCAGGGTGTCCATGGTCTCGCCGGACTGGGAGATGGCGATCACCAGCGTCCGCTGGTCCAGGATCGGGTCGCGGTAGCGGAACTCGCTCGC
Above is a window of Streptomyces subrutilus DNA encoding:
- a CDS encoding holo-ACP synthase codes for the protein MIIGVGIDVAEIERFGAALERTPNLARRLFVEAELTLPSGERRGTASLAARFAAKEALAKALGAPGGLLWTDAEVWVEATGQPRLRVTGTVEARARELGVRSWHLSLSHDAGVASAVVIAEG
- a CDS encoding NAD(P)H-hydrate dehydratase — translated: MRTAYSVETVRAAEGELMARLPEGALMQRAAAGLAAACARLLIRRRGRVYGARIVLLVGPGDNGGDALYAGARLARRGAGVTAVPMDPARMHAGGLAALRAAGGRVEEAVPARADLVLDGLLGIGGKGGLRPAAAALAERLPHGAPVVAVDLPSGVDADTGEVAGPAVTAEVTVAFGAYKPGLLIDPGATLAGALHLVDIGLSLDAPDVEVLQHADVARLLPVPAPSSDKYRRGVVGVVAGSAQYPGAAVLAVAGALRGGAGAVRYVGPAAAADAVLARFPETLIGRGRVQAWVVGPGLGDGRAGEVAELLAQDVPVLVDADGLRGLDAGALRDRSAPTLLTPHAGEAAALLGTDRRAVESGRLAAVRQLAELYGAAALLKGSTTLVAAGGGPVRVNPTGTGWLATAGSGDVLSGLAGALLAAGLSAADAGAVGAYLHGLAGRRAASGAPMTAQEIAQALPEAWRDVRRG
- the alr gene encoding alanine racemase, with protein sequence MNETPMRVYAEIDLDAVRGNVRALRERAPRAELMAVVKANAYGHGAPQCARAARQAGAGWIGTATPEEALALRAAGIEGRIMCWLWTPGGPWRQAVEADVDVSVSGMWALAEVRAAARAAGRTARIQLKADTGLGRNGCQPADWEELVGAAVAAQAEGTVRVTGVWSHFACADEPGHPSIQLQLAAFRDMLAYAEKEGVDPEVRHIANSPATLTLPESHFDLVRCGLAVYGVSPAPELGTPAQLGLRPAMTLKASLALVKTVPAGHGVSYGHHYTTDAETTLALVPAGYADGIPRQASGRGPVLVGGRIRHAAGRVAMDQFVVDLGDDTARAGDTAVLFGDAERGEPTAEDWARAADTIAYEIVTRIGGRVPRVYLGG